AAGTCATACTGCCGCGCCTTCCAGGTCAGGTAGAAGGGGTCGATGGGGATGCAATGCCCGCCGAGGCCCGGACCCGGATAGAACGCGGTGAAGCCGAACGGCTTGGTTGCCGCGGCGTCTATGACTTCCCACACGTTGATGCCCATGCGCTCGAACAGCAGTTTCAGCTCATTCACCAGAGCGATATTGACGCTGCGGTAGATGTTCTCCAGGAGCTTGGCGGCTTCCGCGACGCGTGCCGATGAAACCGGAACGATCTTTTCCAAGACGGCGCCATACAAGGCTGCGGCCGCCTCGCCACAGTCTGCCGTGTAGCCGCCGATGAGTTTGGGGATGGTCCGGGTGTTGTACTGCGCGTTGTTCGGGTCTTCGCGTTCGGGTGAGTAGGCCAGATAGAAGTCCTTACCGGCCCGTAGCCCACCGGCTTCGAGGATTTCGCGCACCACTTCATCGGTCGTGCCGGGATACGTCGTGCTCTCGAGCACGACGAGCTGGGCGTGCCGCAGATTGGTGGCAATGGCGTTTGCGGTTCCGATCACGTACGAGAGATCGGGCTCCCGGTGTTCGGTGAGTGGGGTCGGCACGCAGATCAGGATGGCGTCGCATTGGCTCAGGAGGCTGTAGTCGCTTGTAGGGTGGAAGCCAGAGCTGCCCGTGCGCAGCGGCTGCGAGTTCACGATGGCGCGTAAGCGCTCGGCGGGGAGGTGCCGGATGTAGCTCCCGCCGGCCCGCAGCTCCTCGATCTTGCCGGCGTCCACGTCGAAGCCGATTACGGCAAAACCGCCCTCGGCAAAGGTCGCCGCCAAGGGCAGGCC
The Candidatus Binatia bacterium DNA segment above includes these coding regions:
- a CDS encoding nucleotide sugar dehydrogenase, with translation GLPLAATFAEGGFAVIGFDVDAGKIEELRAGGSYIRHLPAERLRAIVNSQPLRTGSSGFHPTSDYSLLSQCDAILICVPTPLTEHREPDLSYVIGTANAIATNLRHAQLVVLESTTYPGTTDEVVREILEAGGLRAGKDFYLAYSPEREDPNNAQYNTRTIPKLIGGYTADCGEAAAALYGAVLEKIVPVSSARVAEAAKLLENIYRSVNIALVNELKLLFERMGINVWEVIDAAATKPFGFTAFYPGPGLGGHCIPIDPFYLTWKARQYDLTTRFIELAGEVNTAMPGFVIQKLTDALNERQRSLKGARILVLGVAYKRDLDDTRESPALKIMDLMIKKGADVGYHDPYVPFLKRSRHYDFHLQSVPLTREEVGRWDAVVITTDHTVFDYDLVVDASSLVIDTRNATRSVTKGREKIVRA